The sequence AATTTTGCTATGGTATCGCGATTGATCTAACCGCAATCGTGATCGCTGGGCTCAGATGTGCAGCCGAGTATCTCGAGATGACCGAGGATTTAGAAGAGGGAAATTTGATTTTCAAAACTGAAGCATTTCTGAACTATGTCGTTTTAACTTCATGGAAAGATTCAATCATGGTGCTAAAAAGTTGCGAAGAATTGTGTCCATGGGCCAAGAACATTCAAATGGTTAGGCGTTGTAGTGAATCTGTTGCTTGTAAAGCTTGCACGGACCCCACTGGGGTCCGGTGGCAATACAATGGAGAAAAGAAAGATCCGGGCCCCCCGGTTCAAGCTAACTGGTGGTGTGATGATATTTCTGTTTTGAGGATCGATCATTTTGTTCGTGTGATTACAGCGATTAGAGTAAAAGGAATGAACGATAAATTAGTTGGAGCTGCGATTATGCATTATGCTATGAAATGGCTTCCGGGAATGGTTAAAGAGGGTTCAAAGGGTTTGGTTGAAGAAGATGGTGGTGGGACCGCGGCTGCTAGTAAAGGGAACGGCGGGCTGCATATGATCATTGCGGTGAATAAAGATGATCATTATTCGAGCCCTCAAGGAAAACGTCAAAGAACGATTATTGAAAGCCTAATTAGCATAATCCCACCACAAAACGACAGTGTTTCATGTAGCTTTCTTCTACGCTTATTAAGGATCGCGAACATGGTTAATGTGTCGCCAGCTTTAGTTACTGAGCTCGAGAAACGAGTTGGGATGCAACTGGAAAAGGCTACATTGGTGGATCTATTGATTCCTTCTTATAATAGAAGTGAGACTATATACGACGTTGATCTTTTTCAACGAATTTTGGAACATTTCTTGATTCAAGAACAGATGGATACCAAAATTGAAGCAGACCAAAGAGGTAATGAATCGAATGAGAAAACAACAGTTGCTAGGCTCGTTGATAGTTATCTAGCggaagtttctcgagataaaaacCTTTCGTTGACGAAGTTTCAAGTTCTTGCTGAGGCTTTGCCCGAATCTGCAAGAAGTTGCGATGATGGCATATATCGTGCAATCGATTCATATCTTCAGGTATTGTCTCTAAAATCAGTTTAAAACAAGTAATCTTATATAGGTGTCAAAATGGGTCTGGTTGATGTATTGATCTACCTTTTCAATAGAAAAAGGTCATTTAGATGTACGCAGTCTAATCGAGTTATCTCGTGACCATTTACGACCCTTTTCCGTGGCCACCTCAAGTTATACTGCTAATGTGGTTTGAACCTAGACATCTTTTTGGAATATTAGGGCCCCAACCACTTTAGTAAATGTTTTGTTCGAGTCGTTAGTGATAAAACATAACATGAAATCGGGGCATTGATCAATA comes from Rutidosis leptorrhynchoides isolate AG116_Rl617_1_P2 chromosome 4, CSIRO_AGI_Rlap_v1, whole genome shotgun sequence and encodes:
- the LOC139845286 gene encoding root phototropism protein 3-like; this encodes MWDSESESISGKNYNNGVLKTSHGVRTDKFEQKGQSWYVVTDIPCDLMVQVGEISFHLHKFPLISKSGKINRIIYESREMDLMKVVLDDLPGGPEAFELVAKFCYGIAIDLTAIVIAGLRCAAEYLEMTEDLEEGNLIFKTEAFLNYVVLTSWKDSIMVLKSCEELCPWAKNIQMVRRCSESVACKACTDPTGVRWQYNGEKKDPGPPVQANWWCDDISVLRIDHFVRVITAIRVKGMNDKLVGAAIMHYAMKWLPGMVKEGSKGLVEEDGGGTAAASKGNGGLHMIIAVNKDDHYSSPQGKRQRTIIESLISIIPPQNDSVSCSFLLRLLRIANMVNVSPALVTELEKRVGMQLEKATLVDLLIPSYNRSETIYDVDLFQRILEHFLIQEQMDTKIEADQRGNESNEKTTVARLVDSYLAEVSRDKNLSLTKFQVLAEALPESARSCDDGIYRAIDSYLQAHPMLSEYQRKRICGVMNCQKLSMDACTHAAQNERLPVRVVVQVILSEQIKLSNAIANIAPFKEPNDPHYQPIVSNRKTLLEETPQSFQDGWAAAKKDINTLKFDLETVKTKYLELQHDMEGLQRQNDKLMKMKHQSAWSSGWKKLSKMTKITTVENTGMGSRVVTEPDAKTPRRWRNSVS